TCGCATTGGGTTTTCCCGCCTTTGCGCAGCCTGCCGCCCGGCTGGAGGAGCAAGTTCTCTCGCTTCTGAACGAAGCCCGGGCCAGGGGTGTGGCCTGCCGTGGGGGTGGGGGTGGGTATAGCCTCCCGCCTTTGCGCTACGAGGCAACCCTGGCTCAAGCTGCCAAAAGCCATGCCCTCAATATGGGGCGCTATGGCTTCATGTCGCACTATTTTAGAGGGGTGGGGCCACGGGTGCGGGTCGCCAGGGCTGGCTATGGCTATTTACGCATGTCGGAGATTATCTTCAGGGGCCGCAGCAGCGACCCGGCTCGGGCCGTGCGCTGGTGGCTGCGTTCGCCGGTGCACTGCCGGGCGATCATGAACCCCCACTACACCGAAGCAGGCGCGGGGCTCTCGAAAGCTGGTCATGCCTGGGCGGTGGTGCTGGCCCAGCCGCGCTAGCCTTGCCGTTGCACCAGGCGCATAATGACCAGCATCCCAATGCTCTGAATGAGCGGGAACGACATCAGGGTGAGCGCCCCCGGCCACAGGGCAAAAAGTCCCACCGGAACGATAGTAGCGACTACGCCAATCCACATTAGCTCGGTGCGGTTTCGTTCCCGCAGAAGCCGGTAGATGATGTAGTTGTTGAAAGCAGCAAACACCAGCAGCAAGGCCCAGGCCAACACAAAGGCATTCACGGTGATGTTCATCACCCAACATTGTACGATGCGTGAGTTCGGTAGCCTCTGCACTTGATAACTGCCTGGTCGAGCAATAAACTTATACCCAGTACAATTTTTACTCGCTCGAAGGGAGCCCCATGCTGACTACCCCAGAAAAAATCCTTTTCTTGCTGCTGGTGCTGGCCTCGCTTTATTTTGGTGGAGGAGCGCTTTACCGCGTTTACAAAGCCATCCGTCGGGGCCAGCCGGAAGATCGCTTCGACAACCTGCCGGCTCGAGTGGGCCGGGCCCTCTGGCAGACCCTCACCATGCAGACGGTCTTCAAGAAGCGGCCCTGGGTGAGCCTGTTGCACGCTTTTGTGTTCTATGGCTTTGTGTTTTACCTGAGCGTGAACCTGGTGGACGTGCTCGAGGGTTTCTTGCCCTTCAAGGCCCGGGGTGGTTTCTGGAATGGCTACAATCTGATGGCCGACATCCTCACTGCTCTGATCCTTCTCGGCATTATCGGCCTTCTCATTCGGCGCTACTCCAGCCTGGGGCGCAAGACTTTTAGCTGGAACGAGAAGACCCTTCTGCACGAGAATGTGCGCAAGGGTATTCCCACCGATAGCGCGATTGTGGGTGGTTTTATTCTTTTTCATGTGGGCAGCCGCCTGCTGCACAAAGCCGCCCAGGCCGCTAACCTCGAGTACGGCCCCGACCCCTTCCAACC
This is a stretch of genomic DNA from Meiothermus cerbereus DSM 11376. It encodes these proteins:
- a CDS encoding CAP domain-containing protein, with protein sequence MKRLCWLLIALGFPAFAQPAARLEEQVLSLLNEARARGVACRGGGGGYSLPPLRYEATLAQAAKSHALNMGRYGFMSHYFRGVGPRVRVARAGYGYLRMSEIIFRGRSSDPARAVRWWLRSPVHCRAIMNPHYTEAGAGLSKAGHAWAVVLAQPR